The window GAAAAAAACGAAATCCGGAAGGCCGAGGTCGTCTTTGGCGCGAACGGGCAATCGTTCAAAATGGCGAACGATGTCGTAAGCGATGAACCCCACCGCGCCGCCGTAGAACCGGGGCAAACCCGGGATCTCCGGCCCGCGCCGGTGGGCGAGAGCCTCGCGCAGGGGGGCCAGCGGACCGACCCCGGTCGCGTCCACCGCGGGGGACGCCGAACGGGATCGCAAAACCAGCCGGGGTTCAAACGCGGCGAAAGAATAGCGTCCCAGGTGTTCGCCGCCCTCCACGCTTTCCAACAGGAAACACTGGGGGCTGCGCCGGTAAAGCGCGTGAAAGAGGCCCAGGGGGGTGACTTCGTCGGCCGGGCATTCGACGGCGATGGGCACGACGGGGAACCGCCGGCTCAAGCGCTTGAATTCCGGCAACGCGGGGGTGATCATCGCACCAACCGTCCTTTCACGCGGACCAACGGAAGGAACGGCGTCCGCTGTCCTTTCGCGTCCTTCCAATCGCGGCTGTCCCCGGATTCGTCGCGGTTGTCGCCGAGCACCACCACGTGGCCGGGCGGCACGACACCCAAATCGAGATTGTCCCCCACCAGGATTTCCCCGGCCCGGGTGTACCGCACGTAGGACTCCAATTGACGCACGCCGTTCAAATACAACTCCTTGTCCTTGAACCGCACCGCGTCGCCGGCGACGGCGACGGCCCGCTTGACCATCCCTTTTTGCCCGTCCGGTCCCTGGAACACGATCAACTCGCCCCGGCGGGGGGCGCCCCAGCGGTAAACGGACTTGTTGACCCAATAGGTCCGCCCCACCGGCAAGGTGGGTTCCATGGACGCCGAAGCGATCACGACGTTTTCGAACAAGAACACCCGAAAAACCGCCGCGCCGACCGCGCCCAGCGCCAATAAAAAAAGGATTCGTCGCACGTCGGCTTACTTCTTGTACACCTTCGCCGGGTCAAAAAGGATTTCGCCGCGGATGTCCAGGGCGTTTTCCTTCCCCACGTGGTGGAAAAAACACGACTTGCGCCCGGTGTGGCAGGCCGCCCCGCCGATCTGGTTGACGCGGATCAGCACGCAGTCCTTGTCGCAATCCAGGGCGATGGATTTGACTTCCTGGTGGTTGCCGCTTTCCTCGCCTTTGCGCCACATTTTGTTGCGCGACCGGCTGAAGAAAACCCCCCGACGCCGCTCCACCGTTTCCAGCAGCGCCTCTTTGTTCATGTAGGCCACCATCAGGACGGTGCCGTCGGCGTCGTCCTGGACCACCGCCGGGACGAGTCCCTGGGCGTCGTATTTCACGCTGTCGATCCAATCGGGTTTGTTCATCTCACAACCTCACGGGTATGTTTTTTTGGGCCAAGCGGGCCTTGAGGCGCCCGATGGCGAGTTCACGAAAATGGAAAAGCGACGCCGCCAAAGCGGCGTCCGCGCCCGCGCGGAAGGCGTCGACGAAATGGTCCACCGCGCCCGCCCCGCCCGAGGCGATCACGGGCACGCGCACCGCCCGCGCCACCGCCGCCAGGAGGGCCGTGTCGTAACCGGCCTTGGTCCCGTCGGCGTCCATGCTGGTCAACAAAATCTCCCCCGCGCCCCGGCGCACGGTTTCGCGCGCCCAGGCGACGGCGTCCTTCCCCGTCGGGGTGCGACCGCCGTGGATGAAGACCTCCCAACGGCCTGGGCGGGTGCGTTTGGCGTCGATGGCGGCAACGACGCACTGGGCGCCGAACCGGCGCGCGGCCTCCGTGAAAAAGGCCGGCCGCTTCACCCCGGCGGTGTTGATGGACACCTTGTCGGCCCCCGCGCTCAGCAGGACGCGGATGTCTTCGACGGTGCGTACGCCGCCGCCCACGGTCAAGGGGATGAACACCTGCTCGGCGGTGCGCCGGACGACGTCCAGGAGGATCGGCCGTTTGTCCGAGGACGCCGTGATGTCCAAAAACACCAGCTCGTCGGCCCCCTCGGCGTTGTAGCGGCGGGCCACCGCCACCGGGTCGCCGGCGTCCCGCAGGTTCAAAAAGCGCGTGCCCTTCACCACCCGCCCGGCGTTGACGTCGAGGCAGGGGATGACGCGCCGCGTGAGATTAGGCGGGCGCCTGGGCAACGGCGAGGGCCTCCGGCAGTTGGATTTTTCCGGCGTAGAGGGACTTGCCGAGGATGCAACCGCGCAACCCTTTGGGGGCGAGCGCCTTGAGCGCCTTGACGTCGGCGATGGAGGACAGCCCCCCCGAAGCGTAGACGCCCATGTGGGTCATGCCGAGGACTTTTTCAATCGATTCGAAGTTCGGGCCTTTGAGTGTGCCGTCCTGCTTGATGTCCGTGTAGACGATCTCCCGTATGCCCAGACGGTCGATGGTCTTGATGACGTCGGCCAATTGGTGGCCCGAATCGGCCTGCCACCCTTCGATCATGACCTCGCCGTTCACCGCGTCGACGGCGGCCATGACGCGGCTGGGGTAATCCCGAACGATGTCCTGGATCCACGCGGGGCTTTTCAAAATCGCGGTGCCGACGATCACCCGGCCGA of the Elusimicrobiota bacterium genome contains:
- the lepB gene encoding signal peptidase I gives rise to the protein MRRILFLLALGAVGAAVFRVFLFENVVIASASMEPTLPVGRTYWVNKSVYRWGAPRRGELIVFQGPDGQKGMVKRAVAVAGDAVRFKDKELYLNGVRQLESYVRYTRAGEILVGDNLDLGVVPPGHVVVLGDNRDESGDSRDWKDAKGQRTPFLPLVRVKGRLVR
- the hisI gene encoding phosphoribosyl-AMP cyclohydrolase, with amino-acid sequence MNKPDWIDSVKYDAQGLVPAVVQDDADGTVLMVAYMNKEALLETVERRRGVFFSRSRNKMWRKGEESGNHQEVKSIALDCDKDCVLIRVNQIGGAACHTGRKSCFFHHVGKENALDIRGEILFDPAKVYKK
- the hisF gene encoding imidazole glycerol phosphate synthase subunit HisF, whose amino-acid sequence is MPRRPPNLTRRVIPCLDVNAGRVVKGTRFLNLRDAGDPVAVARRYNAEGADELVFLDITASSDKRPILLDVVRRTAEQVFIPLTVGGGVRTVEDIRVLLSAGADKVSINTAGVKRPAFFTEAARRFGAQCVVAAIDAKRTRPGRWEVFIHGGRTPTGKDAVAWARETVRRGAGEILLTSMDADGTKAGYDTALLAAVARAVRVPVIASGGAGAVDHFVDAFRAGADAALAASLFHFRELAIGRLKARLAQKNIPVRL
- the hisA gene encoding 1-(5-phosphoribosyl)-5-[(5-phosphoribosylamino)methylideneamino]imidazole-4-carboxamide isomerase, with amino-acid sequence MLVIPAIDIKAGSVVRLIHGDPKQQTVYSTDPVEMAKHWVSLGAQRLHVVDLDGAFTGHAANLDLVHRIKDAVNIVVQFGGGLRDPDTVRALLDKGIGRVIVGTAILKSPAWIQDIVRDYPSRVMAAVDAVNGEVMIEGWQADSGHQLADVIKTIDRLGIREIVYTDIKQDGTLKGPNFESIEKVLGMTHMGVYASGGLSSIADVKALKALAPKGLRGCILGKSLYAGKIQLPEALAVAQAPA